One window from the genome of Amycolatopsis sp. NBC_01480 encodes:
- a CDS encoding DHH family phosphoesterase: MTATLAQDIEAAVALLAGATDVTLLGHVRPDADALGSALALGRVLQQRGASVRVSFGEPDEAPETLRWLDEGGLLTRVDALPASERLLVALDTPTPKRLGRLAARVDAVRAAGGDVLVVDHHATNALYGTHHVVDESAEATAVLVTRIIEAMGAPIDEPIARCLYAGIVTDTSGFRRASPETHRIAARLLEAGVDPGAVARRIVDDHPFAWLPMLSAVLAEARLEPDAAQGFGFVHAVVRAEAAATVRSEEVESVIDVVRATREAGVAAVLKEAGPGLWTVSLRSAGAVDVSVAAAEFGGGGHRMAAGCTVEGTSDEVLAGLRGALGRAPLLGSRSA; the protein is encoded by the coding sequence GTGACAGCTACTTTGGCGCAGGACATCGAGGCCGCGGTCGCACTGCTGGCCGGGGCCACCGACGTGACCTTGCTCGGGCACGTGCGCCCGGACGCCGACGCGCTGGGCAGCGCGCTGGCCCTCGGCCGGGTGTTGCAGCAACGCGGGGCGAGCGTGCGGGTGTCGTTCGGCGAGCCGGACGAGGCGCCGGAGACGCTGCGCTGGCTCGACGAGGGCGGCCTGCTGACCCGGGTCGACGCGCTCCCGGCGTCGGAGCGGCTGCTGGTCGCGCTGGACACCCCGACGCCCAAGCGCCTGGGCCGTCTCGCGGCGCGGGTCGACGCCGTCCGCGCGGCGGGCGGTGACGTGCTGGTCGTGGACCATCACGCGACCAACGCCCTCTACGGTACCCATCACGTGGTGGACGAGAGCGCGGAGGCGACCGCGGTGCTGGTCACGCGGATCATCGAGGCGATGGGCGCGCCGATCGACGAGCCCATCGCGCGCTGCCTGTACGCCGGGATCGTCACCGACACCAGCGGCTTCCGGCGCGCCAGCCCCGAGACGCACCGGATCGCCGCGCGGCTGCTGGAAGCGGGCGTCGACCCGGGCGCGGTGGCCCGGCGGATCGTCGACGACCACCCGTTCGCCTGGCTGCCGATGCTGTCCGCGGTGCTGGCGGAGGCGCGGCTGGAGCCGGATGCCGCGCAGGGCTTCGGCTTCGTGCACGCGGTGGTCCGCGCGGAGGCCGCTGCGACCGTGCGCAGTGAAGAGGTCGAGTCCGTCATCGACGTCGTGCGTGCGACGCGGGAGGCGGGGGTGGCGGCGGTGCTGAAGGAGGCCGGGCCCGGGCTGTGGACGGTGTCGCTGCGCTCGGCGGGCGCGGTCGACGTGTCGGTGGCCGCCGCGGAGTTCGGCGGGGGCGGGCACCGGATGGCCGCGGGTTGCACGGTGGAGGGCACTTCGGACGAGGTGCTGGCGGGGCTCCGCGGGGCGTTGGGGCGGGCGCCGTTGCTGGGGTCTCGGAGTGCCTGA
- a CDS encoding TRM11 family SAM-dependent methyltransferase: MPEYVILVHPSANRVYAASSPALLRAELAVFGAAGLAAGLSSVEEVELGGVGYVKFTSPAPLTGDDLALLSNLSSLYALFELGDGVLRPVTVKPLAKTDSDLLTIQKYPGKTNEQFTKLLLNITLLATDAPAAWPSRPLRLLDPLCGRGTTLNQAVMYGFDATGLDVDGKDFEAYEAFLKTWLRTKRVKHTADSGPLRRNKVRLGRRLDVEYAFDKDAYRSGDTRHLTFFNADTLTSDELLRPNSVDLVVTDAPYGVQHGSHREAGLARSPRDLLAAAVPVWTRVLRPGGALGISWNTNVLPREELVTVLKRAGLEVREGGPYEEFAHRVDQAIVRDLVVAAKSS; encoded by the coding sequence ATGCCTGAGTACGTGATCCTCGTGCACCCGTCCGCCAATCGGGTCTACGCCGCCTCCTCCCCCGCGCTGTTGCGCGCCGAGCTGGCGGTGTTCGGCGCGGCCGGGCTGGCCGCCGGGCTCTCGTCGGTCGAGGAGGTGGAGCTGGGCGGCGTCGGGTACGTCAAGTTCACCAGCCCCGCCCCGCTGACCGGGGACGACCTGGCGCTGCTGTCCAACCTCTCCTCGCTGTACGCGCTGTTCGAGCTCGGCGACGGCGTCTTGCGCCCGGTCACCGTGAAGCCGCTGGCGAAGACGGACTCGGACCTGCTCACGATCCAGAAGTACCCGGGCAAGACCAACGAGCAGTTCACCAAGCTGCTGCTCAACATCACCCTGCTGGCCACCGACGCGCCGGCCGCGTGGCCGAGCCGCCCGCTGCGCCTGCTCGACCCGCTGTGCGGCCGCGGCACCACGCTCAACCAGGCCGTGATGTACGGCTTCGACGCCACCGGCCTCGACGTGGACGGCAAGGACTTCGAGGCCTACGAAGCGTTCCTCAAGACCTGGCTGCGCACCAAGCGCGTGAAGCACACCGCCGACTCAGGACCGTTGCGGCGCAACAAAGTCCGGCTCGGGCGGCGGCTCGACGTCGAGTACGCCTTCGACAAGGACGCCTACCGCTCCGGCGACACGCGCCACCTCACCTTCTTCAACGCCGACACCCTCACCTCCGACGAGCTGCTGCGCCCGAACTCCGTGGACCTCGTCGTCACGGACGCCCCGTACGGCGTCCAGCACGGCAGCCACCGCGAAGCCGGCCTCGCGCGCAGCCCGCGCGACCTGCTGGCCGCCGCCGTTCCCGTGTGGACGCGGGTGCTGCGCCCGGGCGGCGCGCTCGGGATCTCCTGGAACACCAACGTCTTGCCCCGCGAAGAACTCGTCACGGTGCTCAAGCGGGCCGGGCTGGAGGTCCGCGAGGGCGGGCCGTACGAGGAGTTCGCGCACCGCGTGGACCAGGCCATCGTGCGCGACCTCGTGGTGGCGGCCAAAAGCTCGTGA
- a CDS encoding aspartate aminotransferase family protein — MAAPTSAPLSTESFWADADRHLVRYAGAGDFTREIISRAEGSFLHTEDGRRILDFTSGQMSAILGHSHPEIVETVRRQVGELDHLFSGMLSRPVVDLARRLAGTLPAPLEKALLVTTGAESNEAAIRMAKLVTGGHEIVSFARSWHGMTQGAAGATYSASRKGYGPAAPGNLAIPAPHAYRPDFTTPDGSLDWRRQLDFGFDLVDAQSTGSLAACIVEPILSSGGVIEPPPGYFAALRDKCRERGMLLILDEAQTGLCRTGSWYAFERDGVVPDILTLSKTLGAGLPLAAVLTSAEIEETAHERGFLFFTTHVADPLVAAVGNTVLDVLTRDRLDERAATLGAFLRAGLERIGERHGVVGDIRGRGLLAGLELVVDRETKEGSDELGALVTRRCLELGLHMNIVQLPGMGGVFRIAPPLTATEDELSLGLSILDEAIGDAVKRLC, encoded by the coding sequence ATGGCTGCCCCCACCTCCGCCCCGTTGTCCACCGAGAGTTTCTGGGCCGACGCCGACCGGCACCTGGTCCGTTACGCCGGCGCCGGCGACTTCACCCGCGAGATCATCAGCCGCGCCGAAGGAAGCTTCCTGCACACCGAGGACGGCCGCCGGATCCTGGACTTCACCTCCGGCCAGATGAGCGCGATCCTCGGGCACTCGCACCCGGAGATCGTCGAGACCGTCCGGCGTCAGGTCGGGGAGCTCGACCACCTGTTCAGCGGCATGCTGAGCCGCCCGGTCGTCGACCTCGCCCGGCGGCTGGCCGGTACTTTGCCTGCGCCGCTGGAGAAGGCGCTGCTGGTGACCACCGGCGCCGAATCGAACGAGGCCGCGATCCGGATGGCCAAGCTCGTCACCGGCGGGCACGAGATCGTCTCGTTCGCCCGCTCCTGGCACGGGATGACGCAGGGCGCGGCCGGCGCGACCTACAGTGCGAGCCGCAAGGGCTACGGCCCCGCCGCGCCGGGCAACCTCGCCATCCCCGCGCCGCACGCCTACCGGCCGGACTTCACCACGCCGGACGGGAGCCTCGACTGGCGCCGTCAGCTCGACTTCGGTTTCGACCTCGTCGACGCGCAGTCGACCGGCAGCCTGGCCGCCTGCATCGTCGAGCCGATCCTCAGCTCGGGCGGGGTGATCGAGCCGCCGCCCGGGTATTTCGCGGCGCTGCGGGACAAGTGCCGTGAGCGCGGCATGCTGCTGATCCTCGACGAGGCCCAGACCGGCTTGTGCCGCACCGGTTCCTGGTACGCGTTCGAGCGCGACGGCGTGGTGCCGGACATCCTCACGCTGTCTAAGACGCTCGGCGCCGGGCTGCCGCTCGCGGCCGTGCTGACCAGCGCCGAGATCGAGGAGACGGCCCACGAACGCGGGTTCCTGTTCTTCACCACCCACGTCGCGGACCCGTTGGTCGCCGCCGTCGGCAACACGGTGCTGGACGTGCTCACCCGCGATCGCCTCGACGAGCGCGCCGCGACCCTCGGCGCGTTCCTGCGCGCGGGCCTGGAGCGGATCGGCGAGCGCCACGGCGTGGTCGGGGACATCCGCGGCCGCGGCCTGCTCGCCGGGCTGGAGCTGGTCGTCGACCGGGAGACGAAGGAGGGCTCCGACGAACTCGGCGCGCTGGTCACCCGCCGCTGCCTGGAATTGGGGCTGCACATGAACATCGTGCAGCTGCCGGGCATGGGCGGGGTGTTCCGGATCGCCCCGCCGCTGACCGCCACCGAGGACGAGCTGTCCCTCGGTCTGTCCATTCTCGACGAAGCCATCGGCGACGCGGTCAAGCGGCTCTGCTGA
- a CDS encoding LysR family transcriptional regulator: protein MLNPWRLSLLSRLDSLGTIRAVASASNLSPSSVSQQLAVLEAETHTQLLERTGRRVRLTPAGLVLARRARAVLDHMETVEAELRSLGDEPVGRVRLGAFQSAVHSLAVPAVTRLADAHPHLQVELLDLEPHESLPALRAGDADIIITTTDFVEQPLGPDVDLVPLTTDPVVLVLPPGRAGRGPADLAAYAGEAWAFEKPQSYMANLATRLCRESGFEPRVVCRFSNYLLTLQHVEAGLSIALLPGLAVDPRYRVTTRELAVPVTRTITAAVRRGSPQRAAVNVVLDALRHHP from the coding sequence ATGCTGAACCCCTGGCGGCTGTCGCTGCTCAGCCGGCTCGACTCGCTCGGCACCATCCGGGCCGTCGCCTCGGCGTCGAACCTGAGCCCTTCGAGCGTGTCCCAGCAGCTCGCGGTGCTGGAGGCGGAAACCCACACCCAGCTGCTGGAACGCACCGGCCGGCGCGTCCGGCTGACCCCGGCCGGGCTGGTGCTGGCCCGGCGCGCGCGGGCGGTGCTCGACCACATGGAGACCGTCGAGGCGGAGCTGCGCAGCCTCGGTGACGAGCCGGTGGGACGGGTGCGGCTCGGCGCGTTCCAGAGCGCCGTGCACAGCCTGGCGGTGCCGGCCGTGACGCGGCTGGCGGACGCGCACCCGCACCTCCAAGTCGAACTGCTGGACCTGGAGCCGCACGAGAGCCTGCCCGCGCTCAGGGCCGGCGACGCGGACATCATCATCACCACCACCGACTTCGTCGAGCAGCCACTGGGCCCGGACGTCGACCTGGTGCCGCTGACCACCGACCCGGTCGTGCTGGTGCTGCCGCCCGGACGCGCCGGGCGGGGGCCGGCGGACCTCGCCGCCTACGCGGGCGAGGCCTGGGCGTTCGAGAAACCCCAGTCGTACATGGCGAATCTGGCCACCCGCCTGTGCCGCGAATCGGGGTTCGAGCCGCGCGTGGTCTGCCGGTTCAGCAACTACCTGCTGACGCTGCAGCACGTCGAGGCCGGGCTGTCGATCGCGCTGCTGCCCGGCCTGGCCGTGGACCCGCGTTACCGCGTCACGACTAGAGAACTGGCGGTCCCGGTGACCCGCACGATCACCGCCGCCGTCCGCCGCGGCTCACCCCAGCGCGCCGCGGTCAACGTGGTCCTCGACGCCCTGCGGCACCACCCGTAG
- a CDS encoding SDR family NAD(P)-dependent oxidoreductase, protein MELRLAGKRALVTGSSSGLGEEIAKVLAAEGATVVVHGRDRARTEAVAKGIREAGGQADVAIGDLGTDAGADAVAAVAGSIDVLVNNMGVFDPSISWTTVTPEDWAHTYNVNVIAGVRMIQRLVPGMRERGWGRVIQISSVTGHLPQASQPHYAASNAARDNLAASLARELKHSGVTSNSVAAGGMLTPAAQDYLTEIGRQQGWGESWAEIEPRAVAELAPSDVGRVGILREYADVVAFLAGPSAAYLTGATLNVDGGWYDPGVRSA, encoded by the coding sequence ATGGAACTCCGGCTGGCTGGGAAACGGGCCCTCGTCACGGGTTCGAGCAGCGGGCTCGGCGAGGAGATCGCCAAGGTGCTCGCGGCCGAAGGCGCCACCGTCGTCGTGCACGGGCGGGATCGGGCGCGAACCGAGGCGGTGGCGAAGGGCATCCGCGAGGCCGGTGGACAGGCGGACGTGGCGATCGGCGACCTCGGCACCGACGCCGGGGCCGACGCGGTCGCGGCCGTCGCCGGCTCGATCGACGTCCTGGTCAACAACATGGGCGTGTTCGACCCGTCGATCAGCTGGACCACCGTCACTCCCGAAGACTGGGCACACACCTACAACGTGAACGTGATCGCCGGCGTGCGGATGATCCAGCGGCTCGTGCCGGGCATGCGGGAACGCGGCTGGGGCCGGGTGATCCAGATCAGCAGCGTCACCGGTCACCTCCCCCAGGCGAGCCAGCCGCACTACGCCGCGTCGAACGCCGCCCGCGACAACCTCGCGGCGTCGCTCGCCCGCGAGCTGAAGCACAGCGGCGTCACGTCCAATTCGGTTGCCGCGGGCGGGATGCTCACGCCCGCGGCCCAGGACTACCTGACCGAAATCGGCCGGCAGCAGGGCTGGGGCGAGAGCTGGGCGGAGATCGAGCCGCGTGCCGTCGCCGAACTCGCCCCCAGCGACGTCGGCCGGGTCGGCATCCTCCGCGAGTACGCCGACGTCGTCGCCTTCCTCGCCGGCCCCTCCGCCGCGTACCTCACCGGCGCGACCCTGAACGTCGACGGCGGCTGGTACGACCCCGGCGTACGAAGCGCGTGA
- a CDS encoding alpha/beta hydrolase, producing the protein MRWGTDVSRRGVLLGGTAALVAACSGRSAPVGAPAPLTPPAGSSALTQPVTVQRRHSVARGRDVDLVLIAPEGVPASGLPVCLALHGRGANARTFLDLGVPQMLTDLVRGGARPFAVAAVDGDHYWVENGAGDDPQRLLTDEVPGWLQASNLRPVTGVLGISMGGFGALDLARRRRDLTAVATCSAALFRTWSEAKARGVFASEAQWQAAEPLAHLDELPPGTLSVWCGESDPFLAANRRLIDRAGPVTSSITPGGHTDSYWRGVLPDALRFVGERL; encoded by the coding sequence ATGCGGTGGGGGACCGATGTCTCGCGACGCGGCGTGCTGCTCGGCGGCACCGCGGCGCTTGTCGCCGCCTGCTCCGGGCGCTCCGCCCCGGTGGGTGCTCCGGCCCCGCTCACCCCGCCCGCCGGCTCGTCGGCCCTGACCCAGCCGGTCACCGTCCAGCGGCGGCACTCGGTCGCGCGCGGACGGGACGTCGACCTGGTGCTGATCGCGCCCGAGGGCGTGCCCGCCTCGGGCCTGCCGGTCTGCCTGGCGCTGCACGGCCGCGGGGCGAACGCGCGCACGTTCCTGGATCTGGGCGTGCCGCAGATGCTCACGGACCTGGTCCGCGGGGGTGCGCGACCGTTCGCCGTCGCGGCCGTGGACGGCGACCACTACTGGGTCGAGAACGGCGCCGGCGACGACCCGCAGCGGCTGCTGACCGACGAGGTCCCGGGCTGGCTGCAGGCCAGCAACCTGCGCCCGGTGACCGGCGTGCTCGGCATCTCGATGGGCGGGTTCGGCGCCCTGGACCTGGCCCGCCGCCGCCGTGACCTGACGGCCGTCGCCACCTGCAGCGCCGCGCTCTTCCGCACCTGGTCCGAGGCCAAGGCCCGTGGCGTGTTCGCCTCCGAAGCCCAATGGCAGGCCGCCGAGCCGCTGGCGCACCTGGACGAGCTGCCGCCGGGCACCCTGAGCGTCTGGTGTGGCGAGTCGGACCCGTTCCTGGCCGCCAACCGCCGCCTGATCGACCGCGCCGGCCCGGTCACCTCGAGCATCACCCCGGGCGGCCACACCGATTCCTATTGGCGCGGCGTGCTTCCCGACGCCCTGCGCTTCGTCGGCGAACGCCTGTAA
- the rbfA gene encoding 30S ribosome-binding factor RbfA has translation MADPARARKLAKRISQIVASAIEHEVKDPRLNSVTITDTKITADLHDATVYYTVLGESLDAEPDFTGAAAALESARGVLRTKVGQGTGVRYTPTLAFVADSIPDDARRIEELLAKAREADAEVARRSAGAQHAGESDPYKAPRVDEDDEDFAEEETRG, from the coding sequence ATGGCCGATCCGGCTCGGGCCCGTAAGCTCGCCAAGCGGATCTCGCAGATCGTGGCCTCCGCCATCGAACACGAGGTGAAGGACCCGCGGCTGAACTCGGTGACGATCACCGACACCAAGATCACCGCGGACCTGCACGACGCCACGGTTTATTACACGGTGCTGGGCGAAAGCCTCGACGCGGAGCCGGACTTCACCGGTGCCGCGGCGGCGCTGGAGTCCGCGCGCGGGGTGCTGCGCACCAAGGTCGGTCAGGGCACCGGCGTCCGCTACACCCCGACCCTCGCCTTCGTCGCGGACAGCATCCCCGACGACGCCCGGCGGATCGAGGAGCTGCTGGCCAAGGCCCGCGAGGCCGACGCCGAGGTGGCCCGCCGGTCCGCGGGCGCGCAGCACGCCGGCGAGAGCGACCCGTACAAGGCGCCGCGCGTCGACGAAGACGACGAGGACTTCGCGGAAGAGGAGACCCGGGGCTGA
- a CDS encoding DUF503 domain-containing protein: MYVGALELDILLDDIHSLKQKRSVIKPVVAEVRKRFAVSVSEAGHLDLHRRALIGVAVVAAGGEHVRDVLDSCERYVASRPEFVLLSAHRRLLGPDD; this comes from the coding sequence ATGTACGTCGGAGCCCTGGAGCTCGACATCCTGCTCGACGACATCCATTCGTTGAAGCAGAAGCGTTCGGTGATCAAGCCGGTGGTGGCGGAGGTGCGCAAGCGCTTCGCCGTGTCAGTGTCCGAGGCAGGTCATCTCGACCTGCACCGGCGCGCCCTGATCGGGGTCGCCGTGGTCGCCGCGGGTGGCGAACACGTCCGGGACGTGCTCGACTCGTGCGAGCGGTACGTGGCCTCGCGACCGGAGTTCGTCCTGCTCTCGGCGCACCGCCGGCTGCTGGGCCCGGACGATTAG
- the infB gene encoding translation initiation factor IF-2, with product MPGKARVHELAKELGITSKEVLTKLKEQGEFVKSASSTVEAPVARRLRDAYPAKSGQKPTPGPPARPAAPAANGSPTAAPSAPQAPRPATPAPQQNQQQAPAAKATPAAPAQQPSGPRPAAQPGGGRPGPGPRPGPRTPAPAPAPEVREVPAAKAEPAAPSAPAPSEAAKPAPKQDAAAASSGASGSVVPPRPQGPKPGGPKPGPRTPRVGNNPFGVGSGSPAPRPPQRPGSGQGGDNRPPRPGGGAGGGGDRPAPRPGGGAGGNRPTPGNMPPRPNPGMMPGRTQRPAGPGGGARGGPGGGARGGPGGGARGGPGGGGGGFRGGPGGGGGGGGFRPGGGGGAGGGGFRPGGGGGTGAPAGGGGFRGGGGRGGPGGRGGTAGAFGRPGGPSRKGRKSKRQKRQEYMDNMQAPSVGGVRLPKGQGETIRLPRGASLTDFAEKIDANPASLVQVLFHLGEMVTATQSVSDDILELLGGEMNYVVQVVSPEEEDRELLETFDITYGDDAGGEEDLQVRPPVVTIMGHVDHGKTRLLDTIRKTKVRESEAGGITQHIGAYQIETELEGTPRLITFIDTPGHEAFTAMRARGANSTDIAVIVVAADDGVMPQTVEAINHAQAAKAPIVVAINKIDKEGANPDKIRQQLTEYNLVAEEYGGDTMFVEISARENINIDGLLEAILLTADAALDLRANPDMEAQGVAIEAHLDRGRGPVATVLVQRGTLRVGDSVVAGDAYGRVRRMVDEHNVDVTEALPSRPVQVIGFTSVPGAGDTFLVVDEDRVARQIAERRSARTRNALNASRRKRVSLEDLDSALKETSSLNLIIKGDNSGTVEALEAALLQLDVGEDVELNVVHRGVGGVTESDIDLATASDAIVLGFNVRAQGKATERATREGVDVRYYTVIYQAIEEIEQALKGMLKPEYEEVELGRAEVREVFKSSKIGTIAGCLVMSGEIRRNARARLLRDGTVVAENLPVSSLRRFKDDVVEVREGYECGLTLGSYGDIKVGDSIETYEQREKPRA from the coding sequence GTGCCAGGCAAGGCCCGTGTTCACGAGCTCGCGAAAGAGCTCGGCATCACCAGCAAGGAAGTTCTCACCAAGCTCAAGGAGCAGGGTGAGTTCGTGAAGTCCGCGTCGTCCACGGTCGAGGCGCCCGTCGCCCGCCGTCTGCGTGACGCATACCCAGCCAAGAGCGGGCAGAAGCCCACTCCCGGACCGCCGGCCCGCCCCGCGGCGCCCGCCGCCAACGGGAGTCCGACCGCTGCCCCGAGCGCCCCGCAGGCCCCCCGGCCCGCCACGCCCGCGCCGCAGCAGAACCAGCAGCAGGCGCCTGCCGCGAAGGCGACCCCGGCCGCTCCCGCGCAGCAGCCGTCCGGGCCGCGCCCCGCGGCCCAGCCGGGCGGCGGACGCCCGGGTCCCGGCCCCCGGCCGGGCCCGCGCACGCCCGCGCCCGCCCCGGCTCCGGAGGTGCGAGAGGTGCCGGCCGCCAAGGCCGAGCCCGCCGCGCCGTCGGCGCCCGCGCCGAGCGAGGCCGCCAAGCCCGCCCCGAAGCAGGACGCCGCCGCGGCGTCTTCGGGCGCGTCCGGCTCGGTCGTCCCGCCGCGGCCGCAGGGCCCCAAGCCCGGCGGCCCGAAGCCCGGCCCGCGCACCCCGCGGGTCGGCAACAACCCGTTCGGCGTCGGTTCCGGCTCCCCGGCCCCGCGTCCGCCGCAGCGCCCCGGCTCCGGCCAGGGCGGCGACAACCGGCCCCCGCGTCCCGGCGGCGGTGCCGGTGGCGGCGGTGACCGGCCCGCGCCGCGTCCCGGCGGTGGCGCCGGCGGCAACCGGCCGACCCCGGGCAACATGCCCCCGCGCCCGAACCCCGGCATGATGCCGGGCCGGACCCAGCGTCCGGCCGGTCCCGGTGGCGGCGCCCGCGGCGGTCCCGGCGGCGGCGCCCGTGGTGGCCCCGGTGGCGGTGCCCGCGGCGGTCCCGGTGGCGGCGGCGGTGGCTTCCGCGGCGGTCCCGGTGGCGGTGGCGGCGGTGGCGGCTTCCGTCCCGGTGGCGGCGGCGGTGCCGGTGGCGGTGGCTTCCGTCCCGGTGGTGGCGGCGGTACCGGTGCCCCGGCCGGCGGCGGCGGTTTCCGCGGCGGCGGCGGTCGTGGCGGCCCCGGTGGCCGTGGCGGCACGGCGGGTGCCTTCGGGCGCCCCGGCGGCCCCTCGCGCAAGGGCCGCAAGTCGAAGCGGCAGAAGCGCCAGGAGTACATGGACAACATGCAGGCGCCCAGCGTCGGCGGCGTCCGCCTGCCCAAGGGCCAGGGCGAGACGATCCGGCTGCCGCGCGGTGCCTCGTTGACCGACTTCGCCGAGAAGATCGACGCCAACCCGGCTTCGCTGGTGCAGGTGCTCTTCCACCTCGGCGAGATGGTCACCGCGACGCAGTCCGTGTCCGACGACATCCTCGAGCTGCTCGGCGGCGAGATGAACTACGTCGTCCAGGTCGTGTCCCCCGAGGAGGAGGACCGCGAGCTGCTGGAGACGTTCGACATCACCTACGGCGACGACGCCGGTGGTGAGGAGGACCTGCAGGTCCGGCCGCCGGTCGTGACCATCATGGGTCACGTCGACCACGGTAAGACCCGCCTGCTGGACACGATCCGGAAGACGAAGGTGCGCGAGAGTGAAGCCGGTGGCATCACCCAGCACATCGGCGCCTACCAGATCGAGACCGAGCTCGAGGGCACCCCGCGGCTGATCACCTTCATCGACACCCCGGGCCACGAGGCGTTCACCGCCATGCGTGCCCGAGGCGCCAACTCCACGGACATCGCGGTGATCGTGGTCGCGGCGGACGACGGGGTCATGCCGCAGACGGTCGAGGCGATCAACCACGCGCAGGCCGCCAAGGCCCCGATCGTGGTCGCGATCAACAAGATCGACAAGGAGGGCGCGAACCCGGACAAGATCCGGCAGCAGCTCACCGAGTACAACCTGGTGGCCGAGGAGTACGGCGGCGACACCATGTTCGTCGAGATCTCCGCGCGGGAGAACATCAACATCGACGGCCTGCTCGAGGCGATCCTGCTGACCGCGGACGCCGCTCTGGACCTCCGGGCCAACCCGGACATGGAGGCCCAGGGTGTCGCGATCGAGGCGCACCTCGACCGCGGCCGCGGCCCGGTGGCCACGGTGCTGGTCCAGCGCGGCACGCTGCGCGTCGGCGACTCCGTCGTCGCGGGCGACGCGTACGGCCGAGTCCGCCGCATGGTGGACGAGCACAACGTGGACGTCACCGAGGCGCTGCCCTCGCGTCCGGTCCAGGTCATCGGGTTCACCTCGGTGCCCGGCGCGGGCGACACCTTCCTGGTGGTCGACGAGGACCGCGTCGCCCGGCAGATCGCCGAGCGCCGCTCCGCTCGCACTCGCAACGCGCTCAACGCGTCGCGCCGCAAGCGGGTCAGCCTCGAGGACCTCGACTCCGCCTTGAAGGAGACGAGCAGCCTCAACCTGATCATCAAGGGTGACAACTCGGGTACCGTCGAGGCGCTGGAAGCGGCGCTGCTGCAGCTGGACGTCGGCGAAGACGTCGAGCTGAACGTGGTGCACCGCGGTGTCGGTGGCGTGACCGAGTCGGACATCGACCTGGCGACCGCGTCCGACGCGATCGTGCTCGGGTTCAACGTCCGGGCCCAGGGCAAGGCGACCGAGCGGGCCACCCGCGAGGGCGTCGACGTCCGGTACTACACGGTCATCTACCAGGCGATCGAGGAGATCGAGCAGGCTCTGAAGGGCATGCTCAAGCCGGAGTACGAAGAGGTCGAGCTGGGCCGCGCGGAGGTCCGCGAGGTCTTCAAGTCCTCCAAGATCGGCACGATCGCCGGTTGCCTGGTCATGTCCGGCGAGATCCGGCGCAACGCCCGGGCCCGCCTGCTCCGCGACGGCACCGTCGTGGCGGAGAACCTGCCGGTCAGCTCGCTGCGGCGGTTCAAGGACGACGTGGTCGAGGTCCGTGAAGGGTACGAGTGCGGTCTGACGCTGGGCTCGTACGGCGACATCAAGGTCGGCGACTCCATCGAGACCTACGAGCAGCGGGAGAAGCCCCGCGCGTGA
- a CDS encoding YlxR family protein, whose protein sequence is MVQGLRRAADPQRDPGSPVRTCVGCKTRAVIGELLRVVAVDGRLVVDERRRLPGRGAWLHPGPGCLAKAERRRAFPRALKAQGALDAAGLHHHPALAALATETGTGTYPEPTGIKEAGRPVMSQP, encoded by the coding sequence ATGGTTCAAGGCCTGCGGCGGGCAGCCGACCCCCAGCGTGACCCGGGTTCCCCGGTACGCACGTGTGTCGGGTGCAAGACGCGGGCCGTGATCGGTGAGCTGCTGCGAGTGGTCGCGGTGGACGGGCGGCTGGTCGTCGACGAACGTCGGCGGCTGCCGGGCCGGGGAGCGTGGTTGCACCCCGGGCCGGGTTGCCTGGCCAAAGCCGAGCGGCGGCGGGCGTTCCCCCGGGCTCTCAAAGCCCAGGGAGCACTCGACGCGGCGGGGTTGCACCACCACCCGGCGCTGGCAGCGCTCGCCACGGAGACCGGAACCGGGACGTACCCGGAACCGACAGGAATCAAGGAAGCAGGTCGACCCGTCATGAGTCAGCCGTGA